Genomic segment of Geovibrio ferrireducens:
TTTCTGAACTAAGCTTATACCGTATAACATTTTAAGTATTAATCAGGAGCAGATTATATGGACTGGAAAAAACATATAGACTCAGATCCTGAAATAGCCTCAGGAAAGCCAATAATAAAAGGGACAAGACTTACTGTTGAGCATATTATCGGTCTGTTTGCGTCCGGATGGACAAAGGAACAGGTCCTGTCAAATTACCCTTCTATCTCTGAAGAATCTCTTAACGCGGCATTTGCGTTTATAACAGAGATAGTCAGAGACGAATCCGTTTATTTTATCAAAAAAAGCGTAGCCTGATGAAGTTTCTTGCAGACGAAAACGTACCTTTACGTTCTGCGGAATTAATATCTGAATCCGGTCATGATGTGCTTCACGTAATCTCAGTTCAGCAGGGGATAAGCGATAAAGAGGTTATGAAACTGGCTCTGAAAGAGAACAGGATATTAATCACCTTCGACAGGGATTTCGGAGAAGAAGTTTTTAAAAACAATGTTCTCGGCTGTGCAGGCGTAATCCTTTTAAGGTTTTCACCCTCTTTTCCTGAAGAAGCATACGAAATAATTAATGATGTAATTTCAAATCCGGAAATCAGTCTTTCAGGCATGTTTACGGTTATAGAGCGGGACTACGTAAGACAAAGAAAACTGCCTTAGTCTAGCCCCTTCTTTATCTCATCAAGAGTAAGGATCGAATAAACGCCCTCTTCCCCTTTTTTATCAATGATTACCGCACATCCGGCAAGTTCTGCGCCTGACTGAGCTATTATCTCCTTAACGGCTTTCAGGGTGTTGCCTCTGGCAAAAAAATCATCCACATAGATAACTCTGTCATCCGCAGTCAGCACCTCTTTGGAGATGTAAAGGGTCGTGTGTTCCTGCTTGGTGAAGGAGTAGCTTTCAGCGCTGTAAAAATCAGCCATGGTGATCGGCTTCTTCTTTTTGGCGAAAATATACGGAATCCCAAGTGCCTCTGCCAGAGGGTGCGCTATGGTAATGCCGCTGGTTTCAGCAGTGATTATCTTGGTAAGACAGGCATC
This window contains:
- a CDS encoding DUF5615 family PIN-like protein, whose amino-acid sequence is MKFLADENVPLRSAELISESGHDVLHVISVQQGISDKEVMKLALKENRILITFDRDFGEEVFKNNVLGCAGVILLRFSPSFPEEAYEIINDVISNPEISLSGMFTVIERDYVRQRKLP
- a CDS encoding DUF433 domain-containing protein, which encodes MDWKKHIDSDPEIASGKPIIKGTRLTVEHIIGLFASGWTKEQVLSNYPSISEESLNAAFAFITEIVRDESVYFIKKSVA
- the xpt gene encoding xanthine phosphoribosyltransferase — encoded protein: MRKASAALLERIKKYGSVNGEVVKVDRFINHQVDIELFRLMADDMAGHFKDACLTKIITAETSGITIAHPLAEALGIPYIFAKKKKPITMADFYSAESYSFTKQEHTTLYISKEVLTADDRVIYVDDFFARGNTLKAVKEIIAQSGAELAGCAVIIDKKGEEGVYSILTLDEIKKGLD